CGCAGCGGCGGAGTTGTCCCTGGCGATCCAGCGCACTGCGGCCAAAAGGTCCCGCCGCGCGGCCGGTGACAGTTTCGCCGCGTTCATTGCCGGCTGGCGTCGATGATGCCATCAATTTCGGCAAGCACGCCTTCAAGGTCTACGCTTCCTTCCCGGTCGGCTTCCGCCTCGGCGGCTTCCACCATGCTCTGGAAACGGCGTCGCCGGTCCTCGGCTTCCTGAAGCAGGCGCAGGCCCGAGCGCACCACTTCGCTGAGGTTGTTGTAGCGTCCACCCTCGACACAGTCGCGGGCAAAGCGTTCCAAATCTGGGGTCAAGTGAACGTTGGTGGACATGGCACCTCCGCATGTCAAAGATTGACATGAATATAAGTGCGAAGGCCGGAAAGGGGAAGGAGGTGCCCTCAGCCCCAACCTGCGGAGGTCAAGCTCCGAGAAAGGATGCTCGTTTTGTGGCGAAAAGCCATCTCGCCGATATTGATCGTCAGATCGTCACCTTCGGCGACTGCCCTTCCCGACGATTGCGCCCCCGCTCTCACAGGCCGCCCCTCACAGGCCATGAATGAATTCGTCGTAGGTCTGGCCGGTTTTTGCCAAAAGATCCTCGACGAGGACCATGGCGGCGGCCATACCGTCTTTTGGCGAGGCATGGCGGCGCTCTTCGTCCAGCAACGCCGCATAAAGATCCTTGATGCCGGGAAGAATCCGGGCTTCGGGAACGCGGCGGCTGGAATGATAGCCGATGACCTG
The DNA window shown above is from Rhodospirillum rubrum ATCC 11170 and carries:
- a CDS encoding type II toxin-antitoxin system ParD family antitoxin, with protein sequence MSTNVHLTPDLERFARDCVEGGRYNNLSEVVRSGLRLLQEAEDRRRRFQSMVEAAEAEADREGSVDLEGVLAEIDGIIDASRQ